Proteins encoded within one genomic window of Aquarana catesbeiana isolate 2022-GZ linkage group LG03, ASM4218655v1, whole genome shotgun sequence:
- the LOC141133745 gene encoding NACHT, LRR and PYD domains-containing protein 12-like, with product MTHGNRLSDFSKEHKESTKETFQRIKVYNSRMGEAVHLQKRFIKLLMIKGPRNKEVKEQEIRSSGRRHPQIMEKRSPATIQTLFDPDKEGFIPKIVVLEGPAGIGKTMTSKKIMLDWASGDLYQDKFDFVFYLSCREINTIPGNISLVGLLSRTCRLSSDDLVSILKDPGSHRGLLFLVDGFDELRWTLEEKSEGCLDISMKTHKEIILQKLFRKQVLPQSSLIITTRSLAMEKLNTFIDDSRNVEILGFTRDDREEYVHKFFGNKEDADKVLSIIKANEVVYTMCAAPITCWIVCTVMNQEIKKDLGLIWCHTTTSIYLFYLEVLLTHHSKKEQSVHRKQTCLKKLCALANQGVLNQQILFGKKDLERYGLTLDEVESVFLNENIFHWDIRNQTCYSFIHLSVQEFLAALYYALDDGSGSMEDTFLPEICKGKSLHGFNRDSPHLALAVQFLFGLLNKKLMKTFSESTDINISLRARPAMKEWAMKDIKQDFYTQTIFCLYETQDEDFIRNVMSGCSGLKLHSSNTGHLWIDSNYSKQLSYCLKTLKRESFQFLYFGWLTVGPECQKMISPLLHRCQKVGFWGCAISSKEDEDESSSSEDKIKSVNISFLMNPESKIQELEVYRCKMTLSCCDDLCSIVTTNQTLTKLEVTLDDDEKMSDSEVDRCCEVFRNAGFTLIKWEEGWEVSIDRRT from the exons ACTTTAGTAAGGAACACAAAGAGTCCACGAAAGAGACATTCCAGAGGATTAAAGTATATAATTCCCGTATGGGGGAGGCTGTTCATCTACAGAAAAGATTCATCAAATTATTGATGATAAAGGGACCCAGGAATAAAGAGGTCAAAGAACAAGAAATAAGGAGTTCAGGCAGAAGACATCCACAAATCATGGAGAAAAGATCCCCTGCCACAATCCAGACCCTCTTTGACCCTGATAAAGAAGGTTTCATCCCTAAGATTGTGGTGTTAGAAGGACCTGCTGGGATTGGAAAAACAATGACCTCCAAGAAGATCATGCTGGACTGGGCCTCTGGGGATCTCTATCAAGACAAGTTTGACTTTGTGTTTTATCTGAGCTGTAGAGAAATCAACACCATCCCTGGAAACATAAGCCTTGTGGGACTTTTATCCAGAACCTGCAGACTGAGTTCAGATGACCTGGTGTCTATTCTGAAAGATCCTGGAAGTCATAGAGGACTTCTCTTTCTAGTAGATGGGTTTGATGAACTGAGGTGGACTCTGGAGGAGAAATCTGAGGGTTGTCTTGACATTTCTATGAAAACCCACAAAGAAATAATTCTCCAAAAATTGTTCAGGAAACAGGTTCTCCCACAATCTTCTCTGATCATCACCACAAGGTCACTGGCCATGGAGAAACTTAACACATTCATCGATGATTCTCGCAATGTGGAAATCCTGGGATTTACAAGGGACGATCGAGAGGAATATGTCCATAAATTCTTTGGAAATAAAGAAGATGCAGACAAGGTTCTCAGTATAATAAAAGCCAATGAAGTTGTGTACACCATGTGTGCTGCCCCCATCACATGCTGGATTGTCTGCACTGTAATGaatcaagaaataaaaaaagatttgggtCTAATTTGGTGTCATACGACGACTTCAATTTACCTTTTCTATCTGGAGGTTTTACTAACTCATCACAGCAAGAAGGAGCAGTCTGTACACAGGAAACAAACCTGTCTGAAGAAGCTGTGTGCTCTGGCCAATCAGGGAGTTCTTAACCAACAAATCTTATTTGGGAAGAAAGATCTAGAAAGATATGGGCTTACTCTGGATGAGGTGGAGTCTGTATTTCTGAATGAGAACATCTTTCATTGGGACATCCGCAACCAGACCTGCTACAGCTTCATCCATCTGAGTGTACAGGAGTTTCTTGCTGCTCTGTATTATGCACTGGATGATGGTTCTGGTTCTATGGAAGATACTTTCCTCCCAGAGATCTGTAAAGGGAAATCACTCCATGGCTTCAATAGGGATTCCCCGCATTTAGCATTAGCTGTACAATTCCTGTTTGGTCTCCTAAACAAAAAGCTGATGAAGACATTCTCAGAGAGCACGGACATCAACATTTCACTTCGAGCCAGACCTGCAATGAAAGAATGGGCCATGAAGGACATCAAACAGGATTTCTATACTCAGACAATCTTCTGTCTGTATGAGACTCAGGATGAGGACTTCATTAGAAACGTCATGTCTGGTTGTTCAGGGTTGAAGCTCCACAGCTCAAATACTGGTCACTTGTGGATAGACAGTAATTATTCCAAGCAGCTGAGCTATTGCTTGAAGACTTTGAAGAGAGAAAGTTttcagtttttatattttggatggcTCACTGTGGGTCCAGAGTGCCAGAAAATGATATCTCCATTACTACACAGGTGTCAGAAGGTTGG GTTTTGGGGTTGTGCTATTTCCAGTAAAGAGGATGAAGATgagtcctcctcttcagaagataaAATCAAATCTGTTAATATTTCCTTTCTGATGAACCCGGAGAGTAAAATTCAGGAGTTAGA AGTTTATCGATGTAAAATGACATTATCGTGCTGTGATGATCTTTGCTCCATTGTCACCACAAACCAAACTCTGACCAAACTGGAGGTTACATTGGATGATGATGAGAAGATGTCGGACTCAGAAGTGGATCGTTGTTGTGAGGTCTTCCGGAATGCCGGCTTCACTCTGATAAAATG